The genomic DNA GGTGGGATCAGACCATCTTCATCTTGGTCCTTAGCTAAACCAGGTGGGATCAGACCATCTTCATCTTGGCCATAAATTAAACCAGGTGGGATCAGACCATCTTCATCTTGGTCCTTAGCTAAACCAGGTGGGATCAGACCATCTTCATCTTGGTCATAAGCTAAACCAGGTGGGATCAGACCATCTTCATCTTGGTCCTTAGCTAAACCAGGTGGGATTAGACCATCTTCATCTTGGTCATAAGCTAAACCAGGTGGGATTAGACCATCTTCATCTTGGTCCTTAGCTAAACCAGGTGGGATCAGACCATCTTCATCTTGGCCATAAATTAAACCAGGTGGGATCAGACCATCTTCATCTTGGTCCTTAGCTAAACCAGGTGGGATCAGACCATCTTCATCTTGATCATAAGCTAAACCAGGTGGGATCAGACCATCTTCATCTTGGCCATAAATTAAACCAGGTGGGATCAGACCATCTTCATCTTGGTCCTTAGCTAAACCAGGTGGGATCAGACCATCTTCATCTTGGTCATAAGCTAAACCAGGTGGGATCAGACCATCTTCATCTTGGTCATAAGCTAAACCAGGTGGGATCAGACCATCTTCATCTTGGTCCTTAGCTAAACCAGGTGGGATCAGACCATCTTCATCTTGGTCATAAGCTAAACCAGGTGGGATCAGACCATCTTCATCTTGTCCTTAGCTAAACCAGGTGGGATCAGACCATCTTCATCTTGATCATAAGCTAAACCAGGTGGGATCAGACCATCTTCATCTTGGTCCTTAGCTAAACCAGGTGGGATCAGACCATCTTCATCTTGGTCATAAATTAAATCAGGTGGGATTAGACCATCTTCATCTTGGTCCTTAGCTAAACCAGGTGGGATCAGACCATCTTCATCTTGACCATAAATTAAACCAGGTGGGATCAGACCATCTTCATCTTGGTCCTTAGCTAAACCAGGTGGGATCAGACCATCTTCATCTTGATCATAAGCTAAACCAGGTGGGAATAGACCATCTTCATCTTGGTCCTTAGCTAAACCAGGTGGGATCAGACCATTTTCATCTTGGTCATAAGCTAAACCAGGTGGGATTAGACCATTTTCATCTTGGTCATAAGCTAAACCAGGTGGGATCAGACCATCTTCATCTTGGTCACAAGCTAAACCAGGTGGGATCAGACCATCTTCATCTTGGCCATAAATTAAACCAGGTGGGATCAGACCATCTTCATCTTGGTCCTTAGCTAAACCAGGTGGGATCAGACCATCTTCATCTTGATCATAAGCTAAACCAGGTGGGATTAGACCATCTTCATCTCGGTCCTTAGCTGAACCAGGTGGGATCAGACCATTTTCATCTTGGTCATAAGCTGAACCAGGTGGGATTAGACCATTTTCATCTTGGTCATAAACTAAACCAGGTGGGATCAGACCATCTTCATCTTGGTCCTTAGCTAAACCAGGTGGGATCAGACCATCTTCATCTGGGTCATAAGCTAAACTAGGTGGGATCAGACCATCTTCATCTTGGTCATAAGCTAAACCAGGTGGGATTAGACCATCTTCATCTTGGTCATAAGCTAAATCAGGTGGGATCAGAACATTTTCATCTTGGTCATAAGCTAAACCAGGTGGGATTAGACCATTTTCATCTTGGTCATAAGCTAAACCAGGTGGGATTAGACCATCTTCATCTTGGTCATAAGCTAAATCAGGTGGGATCAGAACATTTTCATCTTGGTCATAAACTAAACCAGGTGGGATTAGACCATCTTCATCTTGGTCATAAGCTAAACCAGGTGGGATTAGACCATTTTCATCTTGGTCATAAGCTAAACCAGGTGGGATCAGACCATCTTCATCTTGGTCACAAGCTAAACCAGGTGGGATCAGACCATCTTCATCTTGGCCATAAATTAAACCAGGTGGGATCAGACCATCTTCATCTTGGTCCTTAGCTAAACCAGGTGGGATCAGACCATCTTCATCTTGATCATAAGCTAAACCAGGTGGGATTAGACCATCTTCATCTCGGTCCTTAGCTGAACCAGGTGGGATCAGACCATTTTCATCTTGGTCATAAGCTGAACCAGGTGGGATTAGACCATTTTCATCTTGGTCCTTAGCTAAACCAGGTGGGATCAGACCATCTTCATCTGGGTCATAAGCTAAACCAGGTGGGATCAGACCATCTTCATCTTGGTCATAAACTAAACCAGGTGGGATCAGACCATCTTCATCTTGGTCCTTAGCTAAACCAGGTGGGATCAGACCATCTTCATCTGGGTCATAAGCTAAACTAGGTGGGATCAGACCATCTTCATCTTGGTCATAAGCTAAACCAGGTGGGATTAGACCATCTTCATCTTGGTCATAAGCTAAATCAGGTGGGATCAGAACATTTTCATCTTGGTCATAAGCTAAACCAGGTGGGATTAGACCATTTTCATCTTGGTCATAAGCTAAACCAGGTGGGATTAGACCATCTTCATCTTGGTCATAAGCTAAATCAGGTGGGATCAGAACATTTTCATCTTGGTCATAAACTAAACCAGGTGGGATTAGACCATCTTCATCCTTGTCCTAAACTAAACCAGGTACTCATCTTCTTTGTGGGATTGTGATTTCAGGTGGCGTTCTTTTGTTGATGGAGCTCCTCAGTGTGCCGACTTCAGCAGTATGTCGGAACTTGGGCCAAACCTCAGCTACACACACAAAAGGTAAAGCTCATAAACAGAATGTGGTTATTTAAATAGAAGCAGGTTAATCTGGGACTCTAATCCTGTATGCTTCTTGGTCCTCAGTCCACCCATCGATGTGCACTACCTGAAGGGCTTTGCAGGCCGAACCCAGGCCTGGACCAGTTTCTCAGAGCTGGAGACGGTTTTTGCTCACAGCGGAAACCAAAACAACATTGCTAGTAAGAAGTACCTGAAACAGAATCCGTTGTTTTTCTCTTCATTGtgtttcctgtttttgtgatTGAAGCCAAGAAGAGCCTGAAGCTGAGGTGGATCACCTGTCCAGGTGTTTTCTATAGTCTTGTGGAATTGATTAGGACACATTTAATTTACCTGTCAGGGTTCGTTAAGGCTAACTGGAAGGAGGACTGGTACTTTGGCTACCAGTGTCTGAATGGCTGCAATCCTCTGCTGATCCATCAGATCAGCCTCATCCCTTCAAACTTGGCTGTCACCTCTGATATGCTCCGCCCCTTTCTGCCTGGAGGCTCCTCCCTTAAACAGGAACTGCAAGTGAGTGATCCCAGCTTTCTGTGGCTTTGTCcttgtgacttttatcttgaggtGCTATATGAAAAATTGATTCTTCTTCTTGAATGTTCCTGATGTGACAGAAAGGAACAATTTACCTGTTGGACTACGAGATTTTGGATGGAATTCCTGCCAACCTGGTCAACGGAAACCAGACGTACCTATCAGCTCCTCTGTGCCTACTTCATCTGAACCAGCAAGGAGAGATGGTCCCCATCGCCATCCAGGTGAGCTCTGACTCAGGTAGATTTGCTGCTATTGCTCAAACTCTGGGTCAGCATTGCTCAGTGACATTCCCTCcttcagctcctgcagaaccCTGGCCCTCATAATCCGGTCTTCCTGCCCTCTGACTCCAGCTGTGATTGGCTGCTGGCTAAGATTTGGGTTCACAATGCAGACTTCCAGTGTCACCAGCTGATCTCTCATTACATGAAAACCCACATGATAGCGGAACTGTGCTGTGTGGCCACGCTGAGGCAGCTCCCAGACCAGCACCCACTGCACCAGGTAGAACCTGACCCGAGAACACGCTAAAAACTCAGAACACGTCAGTCTGTATGTAGAAGCTTGGATAAGGACGCTTCTGTAGtctgcaagtgtgtgtgtatgagtggggTCTCCACTGGACCCCTATTGTTAATGagcttcagacacacacacacacacacacacacacacacacacacacacccttgtgtTTGTTGTTCGTGTCTTTTGTCCCTGCTTGTCATCTATTATTTCCAAGCAGATGATTCTCTTCCCTGATTGGCTGTCTTCCCTCAGTTGCTGATGCCTCACGTAAAGACATCTCTACAGATAAACCTTCAGGCCCGAGCCTCTCTGCTGGCTGCTAAAGGAGTGTTTGATCAGGTAAAACTCACCtgtagtgcaaaaaaaaaaaaaaaaagatttcagcATCAAATCCAGTCAATGGCTTCAAATGGTTCCTGGGTGGATTTTTCTCCTGCAGGCAGTGAGTTCTGGTCTGAAGACCATCCCCGTTCTCCTCTCCCGAGCAGCAGCAAGGACACGCTATCGGTCGCTATGTGTCCCTGACGACGTGGCGGACCGTGGTGTGGACAAACTACCTCACAGCTACTATGCTCAGGACGCATTGAGAGTCTGGGATACACTGTACAGGTAAACTCTCTCACAGGTAAACTTGCCAACAGGTAAACTCACGTCACAGGTGAACTCGCTGTCGACAGGTTTGTGTGCAGTTGGGTCGAGCTGTACTACAGAACAGACAAACACGTCCAGAACGACTGCGAGCTTCAGAATTGGATCTGTGACATCAATACGCACGGCTTCTCAGGCGACTCAGGTGAGGTGACCTGACCCAGGAGATCAGGGCTACTCTGATAAATCCCTGTTTCACAAATCACATCTGTTCACTCAATGAATCGTCGTTACCACCAAAGATGCTCAGGTGGATTCAATCTTCTCTAATCAAAGTGAGACTCACGAGCGTCCTCAGACAGACCCTGTTAATGGATGCTAGATAAATGAGAATGAAGGACAGAACCTCGTTCTTCTCCTAGATGGAGCAAAAATGATTCATTCATGCCTGCATGAGCTACAGAGATATCAGAACTAAAACAGAGACCACCAACTGTTTGATTACAGGCCTCGTCCAATCACATTCACCCAGCTTCAGCTAGCCTAGCTGCCGGCCTGCCACGGGGCAGGTTTGTTCTCCAGCATGCGTTACCATGTGGGGATTTAAACTGGGACTTTTAAAGAGAGCCTGGATTTTGGTATTAACTCGCAATGTGGTGTAGCCCCAGGTATGATGTTATGATTTAGAAACACGGACAAAATCAAAACATTTCCACACAACAGCTGATAAGGACGCCCATCCTTATGGGTTGACTGGATCTTTTAAACGAATATATGGTTTCCAGGTTTCCCTTCGTCTTTTCACACCAAAGCAGAAGTGTCCAAGTTTGTCACCATGCTTATCTACTCGTGCTCAGCTCTGCACGCTGCTGTCAACTTCTCCCAGGTGAGTCTGATGACCTCATCCAGGTGTGATCAGACGATGGATGCTTGAGACAAACTGAGGCTCTTTATGTTTTGCAGTTGGACTTTGCTCTCTGGATGCCCAACTGTCCAGGCAccatgatgcaacctcctccacaggtcaaaggtcaaataaCAGAGGACGACATTGTGTCCTTCCTGCCAGATGCCAATGCTGCCTGTCGAGTTGTAATGACACTGACCATGCTGTCACAGCCAGGCCTCGACTTTGTAAGCCTCCACTCAACAGTCCTGTTCCAGGAGGACAACTTGAACACACCTTCAACATGTTAACATAGCTCTGAGTGTAAAATAACAGTTGTCTCCATCTGCAGATTCCTCTGTGTGACTACAGGGAGGCCATCTTTAGGACTGAGGACCACCACGAGCTGGTGCAGAAAGTACGAGCTGAACTCAAGGCCatttctgatgacatcacagagcGTAACAGCCAATTGCCGCTCCCGTATCCATACCTTTGCCCCTCAGGGATTGACAACAGTGTAGCCATTTAAACCAGCGTCCGTCGACACCTCTGTCCTCTAAGCCAGGGGTTCCCAAAACTTTTCAGTCCGTAACCCATAAATTAACAGTTTCAAAGTCCCGCGACCCCCTGGAGATGAGTGAAATAATTAAACACACAAGTAGAACTTAATCTTTAATAAGTGTACTCAAATAGACAGGTTTAGAACCCTCAACAGGTAAATATGGTCCGAATTCACATTTGAAAACTGTAAAAGGCGACTCTGAAAACATTCTTGCTGTTGTGTGCAAACTTTAATATGTTACAATCCTTTGCAGTTTTTGTAAGAACTAGGCAGTCGGTTAGCTTTTTGGTAATTATCAGCTTCTGAAGTGACAGCAACTCAGTGCCACAACAATCTCCACACTTTCTCCCTAATTTTACTCTCTCCCATCCCCCTCCCTGCACACGCTCACACAAACACAGCATTGCCATGGCAACAAATGGACATGCATCTCTGCCTCCCTTGAGTAAACATTTCCAGAACATATTaaaacaaaactcctaaacaggtTACAAATGTTTGTAACAAATGCAACTCTTGATGAAATCTTAAAAAATGGTAACGGAAAAGTGCTTTCATTTCGatgtagcaaaaataaataaataaaataaactcatGCAAAGTCACAAACGATGTAATACAGAGGAACTTTGTTTCCGTGCTTATTCACATTTTCAGAATGTATGAGATGGGTGGGCAATATGCTTGGAGCCGAGCAAGTCCATTCTGGGTTTAATTTTAGAGATGGCCACTCGAAGATCATCCTGCACGTTAAGACGTGAtctgtatttatttttaatatatgtGAGGGTTGAGAAAGTCTTTTCACACAGGTATGTGGACCCAAACGGCGTCAGAATGTCAATCGCAGTGACTAGCTGTGGATATTCTCTCTCAACTGAAATCCAGAACTCGGCAAGCATCTTTGATTTAAAAGCGCTCTTTAAGGTGCGGTCACTTGACAGTTCAACCAGTGCGTCCTCAATGTCGGATGACAAACGATGTGTGCTTGTTACGGTGAATGGACATCTTATCCAGTCATAAGCTTCTGGAGCTTTTTCCTCAGGAAAAAACTTGATAAAGTGTTCCAAGAGGGTTTGAAGGTGCATGGTGTTAACACACAAATCATTTTCCTCCATGAACTCCTCCAGTTCAGGAAACATGTCAAAACAGCCCGTTTTTACTCGTGCACACCACCGATCCAGTTTCCTTTTGAATGCATCGATTTTGTCATTCAGTGACATGATGTTTGCGTTTTCAACTTGTAGTGATGTGTTTAACCCATTCAGCTTGTCAAATATGCAAGCCAAGTATGCTAGCCTTGTTAACCAGTCAGGATCAGTCAGATGGGCAGCAAGGTGAGACCCGTGCTCCAACAAAAATAGGCGCACCTCATCCCGCAGCTCAAACAAGCGCCTGAGCACGTTTCCCCGTGACAGCCACCTGACTTCTGTGGATAATGCAGACTTTGATGCTCTGATCCCATTTCGTTGCAGAGAGCAGCAAACAGTCTTGTGTTCAGAGGACGGGTTTTTATGTAGTTGACAATTTTTGTTGCCCTCTCAAGCACCGTTTTAAGCTCTGGGTCTAGCGATTTACTCGCCAGAGCTTCTCTGTGGATAATGCAGTGCGTAAAGTTTATGTGTGGGGCCACTTGTACAACTCTtgctttaagtcctttattttccCCCAGCATTGCTGCAGCACCATCTGTGCACACACTGATGCATTCATCCCAAGACAGCCCCTCTTCTTTCAGTTTTTGATCAATTTCTGTGAAAATGCCCTCACCTGTGCACTTTGCTGACAGTGTGGTGCAAAACAGCATGTCCTCGTGACGTTTTCCATCAAAACTGTATCTGACAAAAACAAGCAGCTGTGCAGAGTTTGCGACATCTATGGATTCATCTAACTGCAAAGCATATTTTCCTCTC from Nothobranchius furzeri strain GRZ-AD chromosome 10, NfurGRZ-RIMD1, whole genome shotgun sequence includes the following:
- the zgc:152891 gene encoding hydroperoxide isomerase ALOXE3 encodes the protein MMTSCQEFEVTVHTSPGPTCGTFNHLWLRLIGSQSETPPICVTQGSHLLSGSTCLVSIRSNDPLGQLVLVQLRLEAHTGFPNLDWHCSRVEVRHVVDGTDDSQTQMFLCDRWLKTADGDIELRSGKLCLLAEETEDKLKQHRLKQLQHQQQLIRWRSFVDGAPQCADFSSMSELGPNLSYTHKSPPIDVHYLKGFAGRTQAWTSFSELETVFAHSGNQNNIARFVKANWKEDWYFGYQCLNGCNPLLIHQISLIPSNLAVTSDMLRPFLPGGSSLKQELQKGTIYLLDYEILDGIPANLVNGNQTYLSAPLCLLHLNQQGEMVPIAIQLLQNPGPHNPVFLPSDSSCDWLLAKIWVHNADFQCHQLISHYMKTHMIAELCCVATLRQLPDQHPLHQLLMPHVKTSLQINLQARASLLAAKGVFDQAVSSGLKTIPVLLSRAAARTRYRSLCVPDDVADRGVDKLPHSYYAQDALRVWDTLYRFVCSWVELYYRTDKHVQNDCELQNWICDINTHGFSGDSGFPSSFHTKAEVSKFVTMLIYSCSALHAAVNFSQLDFALWMPNCPGTMMQPPPQVKGQITEDDIVSFLPDANAACRVVMTLTMLSQPGLDFIPLCDYREAIFRTEDHHELVQKVRAELKAISDDITERNSQLPLPYPYLCPSGIDNSVAI